Proteins encoded together in one Coffea arabica cultivar ET-39 chromosome 2c, Coffea Arabica ET-39 HiFi, whole genome shotgun sequence window:
- the LOC113728977 gene encoding uncharacterized protein has product MYVKYPLINHTLPSILCWHIWKARNRAVFEGIQLHPPSICQDIFLETKLLLEGQFKQHVGARSFLQLCDWSSQSERRFELKLVCWEPAAMGALTLNTDGCSKGNPGPCGGGGVLRDPSGHPMVGFSAFFGVTSSVQAETLALLTGLQIYAQKGFMNVSIQLDFLVLVGILQLQLHCHWHIRWEVQQIWKLAGDPSRLVHCFRKANNVTDILANVEVAHPHHVVKLYEHWNEWLRLARGGISLDSMRAPSVRRVRTP; this is encoded by the coding sequence atgtacgttaaatatcCACTTATCAATCATACTCTCCCGAGCATACTTTGTTGGCACATTTGGAAGGCTAGGAATAGAGCAGTTTTTGAGGGCATTCAACTGCATCCTCCTTCTATTTGCCAAGATATTTTTTTGGAGACCAAATTACTTCTTGAAGGGCAGTTCAAGCAACATGTTGGGGCTCGATCATTCTTGCAGTTGTGTGATTGGTCGTCTCAGTCGGAGCGGCGTTTCGAGCTCAAACTTGTTTGTTGGGAGCCAGCTGCAATGGGAGCACTTACCCTGAACACGGATGGCTGCTCCAAGGGTAATCCTGGGCCATGTGGTGGCGGAGGAGTGCTACGGGATCCATCGGGACACCCCATGGTAGGGTTCTCGGCTTTTTTTGGAGTGACATCTAGCGTCCAGGCAGAAACGCTGGCACTTCTAACGGGGCTTCAGATATATGCTCAAAAGGGGTTCATGAATGTTAGCATTCAACTGGATTTTCTAGTTTTGGTGGGGATTCTTCAACTCCAGCTTCACTGTCATTGGCATATCCGCTGGGAGGTCCAGCAAATATGGAAGCTGGCAGGAGATCCGTCGAGACTTGTCCATTGTTTCAGAAAGGCAAATAATGTGACAGATATTCTGGCTAATGTTGAGGTAGCACACCCCCACCATGTTGTTAAGCTCTATGAGCATTGGAATGAATGGCTGAGGCTGGCTCGTGGAGGAATTAGCCTAGATAGCATGAGAGCTCCTTCTGTTAGGAGGGTGCGAACCccttaa